A genomic stretch from Carassius auratus strain Wakin chromosome 35, ASM336829v1, whole genome shotgun sequence includes:
- the LOC113054443 gene encoding replication factor C subunit 3-like, with the protein MSLWVDKYRPTSLAKLDYHKEQANQLKNLVQCGDFPHLLVYGPTGAGKKTRIMCLLRELYGPGVEKLRIEHQSITTPSKKKLEINTIASNYHLEVNPSDAGNSDRVVIQELIKTVAQSQQIQSSAQREFKVVLLTEVDRLTKDAQHALRRTMEKYMSTCRLILCCNSTSKVIGPIRSRCLAVRVPLPSVEEVCSVLSGVCRKEGLLLPPELARLIADKSGRNLRKALLMCEACRVQQYPFSPDQDIPETDWEVYLRETANAIVSQQSPQRLLEVRARLYELLTHCIPPEVIMKGLVTELLSNCDGHLKAEVAQMAAYYEHRLQLGSKAVYHLEAFVAKFMAIYKKFMEDGLDNFMF; encoded by the exons ATGAGTTTATGGGTGGATAAATACAGACCAACGTCATTGGCTAAACTCGACTACCACAAGGAGCAAGCAAACCAGCTCAAAAATCTG GTCCAGTGTGGTGATTTTCCACATTTGTTGGTTTATGGACCGACTGGTGCTGGTAAGAAAACCCGGATCATGTGTTTGCTCAGAGAGCTGTACGGACCCGGTGTCGAGAAACTTCGGATTGAACACCAGTCCATCAcg ACTCCATCTAAAAAGAAGCTTGAAATCAACACAATTGCCAGCAACTACCATCTAGAGGTGAATCCAAG TGATGCTGGGAACAGTGACCGTGTGGTCATTCAGGAACTGATCAAAACTGTTGCCCAGTCTCAGCAGATTCAGTCCAGTGCTCAAAGGGAGTTCAAAG TGGTGCTGCTGACAGAGGTGGACCGTCTCACTAAAGATGCCCAGCATGCCTTGCGCCGTACGATGGAGAAGTACATGTCTACTTGTCGATTGATCCTGTGCTGTAACTCCACCTCAAAAGTGATTGGCCCCATCAGGAGCAGGTGTCTGGCTGTGAGAGTCCCTCTACCAAGTGTGGAAGAG GTGTGCAGTGTTCTGTCAGGCGTGTGCAGGAAGGAGGGACTGCTGCTTCCTCCTGAACTGGCCAGACTGATCGCTGACAAATCTGGCCGTAACCTTCGTAAAGCCCTGCTGATGTGTGAGGCCTGCAGAGTTCAACA GTATCCATTCTCCCCAGACCAGGACATCCCCGAGACAGACTGGGAGGTTTACCTCAGAGAGACAGCTAATGCTATAGTCAGCCAGCAGAGCCCTCAAAG ACTTTTGGAGGTCCGGGCACGATTGTATGAACTTCTGACTCACTGTATCCCGCCAGAAGTCATCATGAAG GGCCTGGTGACAGAGTTGCTAAGTAACTGTGATGGACACTTGAAGGCTGAGGTGGCTCAGATGGCGGCATACTACGAACACAGACTGCAGCTGGGCAGCAAAGCAGTCTACCACCTGGAGGCTTTTGTAGCTAAATTCATGGCCATCTACAAGAAGTTTATGGAAGATGGACTTGACAACTTTATGTTCTGA
- the kl gene encoding klotho produces the protein MPQLQSARSEVRDTVHLFNSWKVVQFSGTMKVPWIVLALVLFCQPQWTAAAPGAGLHTWDRFSKLPYPGDKAFLYDTFPDKFMWAVGTAAYSVEGAWEKDGKGTSIWDTFTRGGTRVSRGDVGSDSYHNIPGDLRALQQLGVSHYRFSLSWPRIFSNGTKESYNKKGVEYYKNLIRGLKEIKVQPVVTLYHWDLPESLQTLFGGWSNLLMVELFREYADFCFKTFGSDVKFWITIDNPFVVAWHGYGTGVVAPGIKNDSDLPFRVGHNLLKAHAAAWHLYDDHYRSSQGGQVSMALASHWIKPSRTRQENSKACQCSLDFVLGWFARPLFVDGDYPPCMKRNLTHRLPSFTETESLYVNGTADFFALSHGPALSFQLINDSLRFGQTEDLGLRMLLYWVRAEYNNPPIFVVESGWYGSGNMKTKDAKHMYYLKRFIMETLKAIRLDKVNVIGYTAWSLLDGYEWYREYGIRRGLFYVDFNTPDLKREPKTSATFYSKLIEKNGFPQLPENRPAQGVFPCDFAWGVAANSIQVDTIPTQFADPSVYIWNISGNGELKKVPGVLAPSVSRTHQCANYGSILQQVSDVHRMQVSHFHFSLNWSSITPTGRMSDANETLLRYYHCFVSELQKVSITPVVTLWHHTGKLSSLPAPIEAGGGWQSEETVQAFADYARLCFQRLGAHVKLWITLNEPNDEDLEYTVGHQLLRAHALAWHVYDSEFRKAQGGKASLVLHMDWVEPAFSFNREDVEPANRVLDFRVGWFAEPIFGSGDYPAVMRSWLQQRNNIDLFNYHLPTFSNEDRLLVKGTYDFFAISHFTTSMVYDGVEDKYTFKDKLQVQLISDVTWIMSPRRNSPVVPWGLRKALNWVNSRYKGVPIYVMANGVQEDIARFKDSLRIYYLYNYINEALKAYTLDGVNLKGYFAYAFSDRRDPGFGMYGHVQEEVISKSSLAHYKNIIHHNGFPAAGTPHQQCPLVAVHGSGRYVLTKQPVIGFLSLVSSCMLITVGLVIYYSVKRHKLTTKK, from the exons ATGCCACAGTTGCAATCGGCTCGGAGTGAGGTAAGAGACACAGTTCACTTGTTTAACAGTTGGAAAGTCGTCCAGTTCTCTGGCACCATGAAAGTACCATGGATTGTTTTGGCGCTTGTGTTGTTCTGTCAGCCACAGTGGACAGCAGCTGCTCCAGGCGCAGGACTGCACACATGGGATAGATTTAGCAAACTTCCATATCCCGGCGACAAAGCCTTCCTCTATGACACTTTCCCTGACAAGTTTATGTGGGCTGTCGGCACCGCTGCCTATTCAGTCGAAGGAGCCTGGGAGAAAGACGGGAAGGGTACGTCTATCTGGGACACTTTCACTCGAGGAGGGACCCGGGTATCCAGAGGCGACGTTGGCAGTGACAGTTATCACAATATCCCGGGAGATCTCCGAGCCCTGCAGCAACTTGGAGTTAGTCACTATCGTTTTTCTCTGTCCTGGCCTCGCATCTTCTCCAACGGCACCAAAGAAAGTTACAACAAAAAAGGTGTGGAGtattataaaaatctaattcGTGGATTGAAGGAAATTAAAGTGCAGCCCGTGGTGACTTTGTATCATTGGGACCTGCCAGAGAGTTTGCAGACCCTGTTTGGAGGATGGAGCAATTTGCTTATGGTCGAACTTTTCCGGGAATATgcagatttttgttttaaaacatttggcTCTGATGTGAAATTTTGGATTACCATTGACAATCCTTTTGTCGTGGCCTGGCATGGATATGGAACTGGGGTTGTGGCACCTGGTATCAAAAATGACTCCGATTTGCCTTTCAGAGTTGGACATAATCTACTGAAG GCTCATGCAGCAGCCTGGCACTTGTATGATGACCATTATCGTTCCAGTCAGGGTGGGCAAGTGTCCATGGCTCTGGCCTCCCACTGGATCaaacctagcagaaccagacagGAGAACAGCAAAGCCTGTCAGTGTTCTCTGGACTTTGTGCTTGGCTGGTTCGCCCGTCCGTTGTTTGTGGACGGAGACTATCCACCCTGCATGAAACGCAATTTGACCCACAGACTGCCGTCCTTCACGGAGACCGAGAGCTTGTATGTTAATGGAACGGCGGACTTCTTTGCCCTTTCTCACGGACCTGCTCTAAGTTTTCAGCTGATCAATGACAGTCTCCGCTTTGGCCAGACAGAAGACTTAGGTCTGAGGATGCTGCTCTACTGGGTCCGAGCCGAGTATAACAATCCTCCCATCTTTGTGGTGGAGAGCGGCTGGTATGGAAGTGGCAACATGAAAACAAAGGATGCCAAGCATATGTATTACCTAAAGCGCTTTATTATGGAGACTCTAAAAG CAATCCGCCTTGACAAAGTAAATGTGATTGGCTACACAGCCTGGTCTCTGTTGGATGGGTATGAGTGGTATCGTGAATATGGAATACGACGAGGGCTATTCTATGTGGATTTCAACACTCCTGATCTGAAAAGAGAGCCAAAGACATCTGCCACTTTCTACAGCAAACTCATAGAGAAGAATGGCTTCCCCCAGCTGCCCGAGAACCGCCCTGCACAAGGCGTCTTTCCCTGTGACTTTGCCTGGGGAGTTGCAGCCAACTCAATACAG GTTGACACTATTCCAACCCAGTTTGCCGACCCTAGCGTTTACATCTGGAACATTTCTGGTAACGGAGAGCTGAAAAAGGTCCCGGGTGTGCTGGCGCCCTCTGTGAGCAGGACACACCAATGCGCCAATTACGGCAGCATTCTCCAGCAGGTGTCTGACGTGCACCGTATGCAGGTCTCACACTTCCACTTCTCCCTCAACTGGTCCTCCATCACCCCAACAGGCAGGATGTCTGATGCTAATGAAACACTTCTAAGATACTACCATTGCTTTGTCAGTGAGCTACAAAAGGTTAGCATAACCCCTGTTGTGACCCTTTGGCACCACACAGGGAAACTGTCCAGCCTGCCGGCACCCATTGAGGCTGGGGGTGGCTGGCAGAGCGAGGAGACAGTCCAGGCCTTTGCAGACTACGCCAGGTTGTGTTTCCAACGGCTAGGAGCTCATGTCAAGCTGTGGATCACGCTGAATGAACCTAACGATGAGGATCTTGAATACACTGTGGGTCACCAGCTGCTCCGTGCGCATGCTTTAGCTTGGCACGTCTATGACAGCGAGTTTCGTAAAGCCCAAGGCGGCAAGGCATCATTGGTTCTCCATATGGACTGGGTCGAACCTGCGTTTTCTTTCAACAGAGAGGACGTCGAGCCTGCAAACAGAGTCCTGGACTTTCGAGTCGGCTGGTTTGCAGAGCCCATCTTCGGAAGTGGCGATTACCCAGCGGTGATGCGTAGTTGGCTCCAACAGCGAAACAATATTGATCTCTTCAACTACCACTTACCCACATTTAGCAATGAAGATCGGCTGTTGGTTAAAGGAACCTACGATTTCTTCGCCATCAGCCATTTTACTACCTCAATGGTGTATGATGGGGTGGAAGACAAATACACTTTCAAGGACAAGCTGCAGGTACAGCTGATATCTGACGTGACCTGGATCATGTCTCCAAGACGCAACTCTCCTGTTGTCCCCTGGGGTCTTCGCAAGGCACTGAACTGGGTTAACTCTCGATACAAAGGGGTTCCCATTTATGTGATGGCCAATGGAGTTCAGGAGGACATTGCTAGGTTTAAGGATAGCTTGCGCATCTACTACCTTTACAACTACATTAATGAGGCCTTGAAAG catataCTCTGGATGGAGTCAATTTGAAGGGCTATTTTGCCTATGCGTTCAGCGACCGGCGGGACCCAGGCTTTGGCATGTATGGTCATGTGCAGGAGGAGGTCATTTCAAAATCTTCACTGGCCCATTATAAAAACATCATCCACCACAACGGTTTCCCTGCCGCAGGCACGCCTCATCAACAGTGTCCCCTTGTTGCAGTGCACGGCTCTGGACGTTATGTCCTCACCAAGCAGCCTGTCATTGGCTTTCTCTCTCTGGTGAGCTCTTGCATGCTGATCACAGTGGGCCTTGTTATCTACTACTCAGTCAAGAGACACAAATTAACCACCAAAAAATGA